CGGAGACTCTGAAACCCGGAGGTTACCTATTCACCGACGACCTCAAGGCCAGGTATTTTGTCCTTGAGCTGGCAGAGGCGGGTGTTAAGGTCAAAGCACTTCTCAGGCAACGGCCCTGCGGTGCCTTCAGGGAGATACTGAAGGCTATGGAAGTCCTCTGGATAACGAAGGTTGAGGGGGAGAGCTCGGTGAAGCCCTCTCAGGTTCCAAGACTGAAGAAAGAGCTGTCAGCATTTCTCAAAGAGACCGGTGAGAAAGGCCAGAAAGGAGCCGTGTTCATCGAGAACCTCGGGTACCTGACGGTCGAACTCGGCTTCAGAAAGGCCATGGACTTCGTCCTCTACCTCAAGGACAGTGCCCTGCTTCACAGGGGATACATCATAGTGACGGCAAATCCAAATGCCTTTGAGAAAAGGGAGTGGGCATTACTCACCTCGGAGCTCATGCTAATCCCTTAGCTTCCTGCTCTCCCACACAACTTTCCCATCCCTTCTCACGACCCTGAGAATGCGGTGGTAGGGTATCTGGGCCTCCCCGACGAAGAAGTAGCCGTGTCCCAGCTCTATCATCTCAACGGGGATTTTCTTTTCGTTACCGTAGCTCCCCCTGTGCTCGATTACGATGTAGTAGTTTCCCTCATCCTCCCGCGGATCGTACTTTATCTTC
The sequence above is a segment of the Thermococcus sp. genome. Coding sequences within it:
- a CDS encoding DUF504 domain-containing protein, with the translated sequence MRKGSVKEVLAKIKYDPREDEGNYYIVIEHRGSYGNEKKIPVEMIELGHGYFFVGEAQIPYHRILRVVRRDGKVVWESRKLRD